GGAACCCCCTCCACATCCTCCCCCACCACCCTCAGGACCAGGCGCTGGTACCCATTCAAGTGGGCGGCGGTGGCGATGGAGACGATGTTGGCCGGGGGGACCGCCCGGGCCATCTGGGCCAGGGCCCCGGGCACGTCGGGGATGTCCACGGTGATGCGCAAACCCCCCATCTTAAGCCCCAACACCTCAATGAAGGCCCTGAGGACATCGGTCACCGTGATGATGCCCACCAGCTTCCCCCCTTCCATCACCGGAAGACCGCCGATCTTCTTCTCCTCCAGCAAAAGGGCCGCCTTTTCCAAAGGCTCATTGGCCTCCACCGTAATGACGGGCTTGGCCATCACCTCCTGCACGGTGAGCTTGGAGAGGAGGTAGTTCATCTCCCAGACGGAAAGGGTGGTGGCCTTGGAGGGCATGGCTTCCTTGAGGTCCTTGTCGGTGACCAGGCCGAGGAGCTTACCATCCTTCACCACCGGCAGGCGCCGGAAGCCCTTATTTTTCAAAAGGTTGATGGCTTCCAGCACCGGGGTATCCGGGGCCACGGTGAGGGGGTCCTTGGTCATCCAGTCCCTGACCAGCATGGCTTCACCTCCGGCTTCCAGTCTACCCTGGGGCCAAAAGAAAAATGTCCCCGCCCGAAGCCGAGCGGGAAGGGAGGTCCCTCTAGCGCAGGTTAGCCCCTATGACCGTACGGCCAAACCAGCCTCCGCCAAAGGCGTAAAAGTACTCCCCGTCCAGGAAGATCCCCGTGCGGGCATCCAGGAGGAACTCCACCCCAAGGGAGAGGTGAAGCCCCACCTGGCCCGGGCCGGCAAAGTGGCCGGCGAGCCCCCCGCCAAAGTACGGGCGTATACCCCGAAGGTCCCGGTCCAGCTGGCCCAGGTCCGGCTTGAAGAGAACCTCCCCCGCCAAAAGGAAGCTGGGCCCCGTGGGGAAGAGGTCCGCGAACCCGCGGAAGGCCAGGTTGCGCTCCAAGGGCGCCTCCAAGCCCAACCCCAGCCCG
This sequence is a window from Thermus caldifontis. Protein-coding genes within it:
- a CDS encoding CBS and ACT domain-containing protein; the encoded protein is MLVRDWMTKDPLTVAPDTPVLEAINLLKNKGFRRLPVVKDGKLLGLVTDKDLKEAMPSKATTLSVWEMNYLLSKLTVQEVMAKPVITVEANEPLEKAALLLEEKKIGGLPVMEGGKLVGIITVTDVLRAFIEVLGLKMGGLRITVDIPDVPGALAQMARAVPPANIVSIATAAHLNGYQRLVLRVVGEDVEGVPDRLKAAGERVVDVRPG